A single Sorex araneus isolate mSorAra2 chromosome 8, mSorAra2.pri, whole genome shotgun sequence DNA region contains:
- the PRODH2 gene encoding hydroxyproline dehydrogenase isoform X2 translates to MFRAWRVLCSRAGPSAGRWQPLRFDGGAFHLKGTGELARALLVLRLCAWPPLVTHGLALQAWCQRLLGAGLSRVLLRASIYGQFVAGETPAEVRGCVQQLQTLGLRPLLAVPTEEEPDSTVKTGEAWYEGNLNAMLKCVDLSRDLLETPSPTGEILMQLKVTALASTRLCKELTSWIGRPGAPAELSPERLAEAMDSGQELQVSCLNSEQNRHLQASLSRLHRVVQDTPERLKQAAEVAERAGLAFGVKLVRGAYLEQERAGARLRGTEDPTQPHYEATCQSYSRCLELMLSHVARRGPLCHLMVASHNEESVHQATQRMWELGIPSDGPVCFGQLLGMCDHVSLALGQAGYAVYKSIPYGSLEEVIPYLIRRAQENRGVLRGARRERELLGQELRRRLRRGA, encoded by the exons ATGTTCCGAGCATGGCGAGTTTTGTGCTCCCGGGCGGGCCCCTCCGCGGGGCGCTGGCAGCCCCTGCGCTTTGACGGCGGAGCCTTCCACCTCAAGGGCACAGGCGAGCTGGCGCGGGCGCTGCTGGTGCTGCGGCTGTGTGCTTGGCCCCCTCTGGTCACCCATGGCCTGGCG CTCCAGGCCTGGTGCCAGCGACTCTTGGGTGCGGGACTCTCGCGCGTGCTTCTCAGAGCCTCCATCTACGGCCAGTTCGTGGCTGGCGAGACACCAGCCGAGGTGAGGGGCTGTGTCCAACAGCTCCAGACCCTGGGCCTCCGGCCCCTGCTGGCAGTGCCCACTGAAGAAGAGCCAGACTCAACTGTCAAGACCGG TGAGGCCTGGTACGAGGGGAACCTCAATGCGATGCTGAAGTGTGTGGACCTTTCACGAGACCTCCTGGAGACCCCAAGCCCAACGGGAGAGATACTCATGCAGCTGAAGGTGACAGCACTGGCCAGCACCCGGCTCTGT AAGGAGCTCACCTCATGGATCGGAAGGCCAGGGGCGCCCGCAGAGCTGAGCCCCGAAAGGCTGGCAGAAGCCATGGACTCTGGGCAG GAACTTCAGGTTTCCTGCCTCAACTCGGAGCAAAACCGGCATCTACAGGCCTCTCTGAGCCGCCTGCACAGGGTGGTACAG GACACCCCCGAGCGCCTCAAGCAGGCCGCGGAGGTCGCGGAGCGCGCGGGCCTGGCCTTCGGGGTGAAGCTGGTGCGCGGCGCCTACCTGGAGCAGGAGCGAGCGGGGGCCCGGCTGCGAGGGACGGAGGACCCCACGCAGCCCCACTACGAGGCCACCTGCCAGAG TTATAGCCGCTGCCTGGAACTGATGCTGAGCCATGTGGCCCGCCGTGGCCCCCTGTGTCATCTCATGGTGGCATCCCACAATGAGGAGTCCGTGCACCAGGCAACCCAGCG CATGTGGGAGCTGGGAATCCCTTCGGATGGGCCTGTCTGTTTCGGGCAACTTCTGGGGATGTGTGACcatgtctccctggccctgg GGCAGGCTGGCTACGCTGTGTATAAGTCCATCCCCTACggctccctggaggaggtgaTCCCCTACCTGATCCGGAGGGCCCAGGAGAACCGGGGTGTGCTGCGAGGTGCTCGCCGGGAACGGGAGCTGCTCGGCCAAGAACTTCGGAGGCGGCTGCGGAGGGGTGCATAA
- the PRODH2 gene encoding hydroxyproline dehydrogenase isoform X1 gives MFRAWRVLCSRAGPSAGRWQPLRFDGGAFHLKGTGELARALLVLRLCAWPPLVTHGLALQAWCQRLLGAGLSRVLLRASIYGQFVAGETPAEVRGCVQQLQTLGLRPLLAVPTEEEPDSTVKTGEAWYEGNLNAMLKCVDLSRDLLETPSPTGEILMQLKVTALASTRLCKELTSWIGRPGAPAELSPERLAEAMDSGQELQVSCLNSEQNRHLQASLSRLHRVVQQARGRRVRLLVDAEYTSLNPALTRLVEALALRWNSPAEGGPWVWNTYQAYLKDTPERLKQAAEVAERAGLAFGVKLVRGAYLEQERAGARLRGTEDPTQPHYEATCQSYSRCLELMLSHVARRGPLCHLMVASHNEESVHQATQRMWELGIPSDGPVCFGQLLGMCDHVSLALGQAGYAVYKSIPYGSLEEVIPYLIRRAQENRGVLRGARRERELLGQELRRRLRRGA, from the exons ATGTTCCGAGCATGGCGAGTTTTGTGCTCCCGGGCGGGCCCCTCCGCGGGGCGCTGGCAGCCCCTGCGCTTTGACGGCGGAGCCTTCCACCTCAAGGGCACAGGCGAGCTGGCGCGGGCGCTGCTGGTGCTGCGGCTGTGTGCTTGGCCCCCTCTGGTCACCCATGGCCTGGCG CTCCAGGCCTGGTGCCAGCGACTCTTGGGTGCGGGACTCTCGCGCGTGCTTCTCAGAGCCTCCATCTACGGCCAGTTCGTGGCTGGCGAGACACCAGCCGAGGTGAGGGGCTGTGTCCAACAGCTCCAGACCCTGGGCCTCCGGCCCCTGCTGGCAGTGCCCACTGAAGAAGAGCCAGACTCAACTGTCAAGACCGG TGAGGCCTGGTACGAGGGGAACCTCAATGCGATGCTGAAGTGTGTGGACCTTTCACGAGACCTCCTGGAGACCCCAAGCCCAACGGGAGAGATACTCATGCAGCTGAAGGTGACAGCACTGGCCAGCACCCGGCTCTGT AAGGAGCTCACCTCATGGATCGGAAGGCCAGGGGCGCCCGCAGAGCTGAGCCCCGAAAGGCTGGCAGAAGCCATGGACTCTGGGCAG GAACTTCAGGTTTCCTGCCTCAACTCGGAGCAAAACCGGCATCTACAGGCCTCTCTGAGCCGCCTGCACAGGGTGGTACAG caggcCCGAGGCCGGCGCGTGCGGCTCCTGGTGGACGCTGAGTACACGTCGCTGAACCCCGCGCTCACGCGGCTGGTGGAGGCGCTGGCCCTGCGCTGGAACAGCCCGGCGGAGGGCGGGCCCTGGGTGTGGAACACCTACCAGGCTTATCTGAAG GACACCCCCGAGCGCCTCAAGCAGGCCGCGGAGGTCGCGGAGCGCGCGGGCCTGGCCTTCGGGGTGAAGCTGGTGCGCGGCGCCTACCTGGAGCAGGAGCGAGCGGGGGCCCGGCTGCGAGGGACGGAGGACCCCACGCAGCCCCACTACGAGGCCACCTGCCAGAG TTATAGCCGCTGCCTGGAACTGATGCTGAGCCATGTGGCCCGCCGTGGCCCCCTGTGTCATCTCATGGTGGCATCCCACAATGAGGAGTCCGTGCACCAGGCAACCCAGCG CATGTGGGAGCTGGGAATCCCTTCGGATGGGCCTGTCTGTTTCGGGCAACTTCTGGGGATGTGTGACcatgtctccctggccctgg GGCAGGCTGGCTACGCTGTGTATAAGTCCATCCCCTACggctccctggaggaggtgaTCCCCTACCTGATCCGGAGGGCCCAGGAGAACCGGGGTGTGCTGCGAGGTGCTCGCCGGGAACGGGAGCTGCTCGGCCAAGAACTTCGGAGGCGGCTGCGGAGGGGTGCATAA